DNA sequence from the Bombus huntii isolate Logan2020A chromosome 16, iyBomHunt1.1, whole genome shotgun sequence genome:
AGGGAAATGAAAGGTAAGTTTAAAGCGTGGGAAGGGGGAAGAAGGATTAGAAGCTTATCGGCGGGGTAAAATCCGCGTGTCCGCAGCGTGTGTATGCAGCATTAGTGGTCGTGGAATAGATCCAATGGGCTCGTGTaatcttgttattttctagtGATGCATTTATTCAAGCTCAACAACTAGCCCGACGGACTAGTGTGGACGGAGTGCAACACCGGCCACCACagcagccgccgccgccgccgccgtcACCGCCGCCACCTGCAATGACTGGTAGCACGGTGCAGTTGCTACAGCTGCATCATTCTCAACGAAAGCATCGTCAACTGTCGCAGCAACAGCATCGTTGCCACCATCACGCGCAGCAGTCGCAGCtccagcagcagcagcagcagcagcagcagcagcagccgccgccgccgccgccgcagCCGTCGTCGCAACAACATCAAGGTCAACaccaacaacaacaacaacaacaacaccACCAACTGCCGGTGGAACAACTGCCAATACAGCAGCGCGGCTATTATCCATCCCCACCCCACACTGATAACGGTCTCGATAACGACGAGACTGAAAATGCTCAATCCCACCAACAAAAGCTCCCCGACGTTCGTGGAATCGATGTTAATCACTTGCCTAATATTAACAAATGCCCACTAGACGATAATTTTAGTCTAGATTGTAACATAAATAATGGTTCCCCTAAAGAATTAAATACCAACAACACTAGTGATAACGAAAATACTGCCCTACTGCCCCCTTCGCATTTTCCTGAGTACAAGcattgataattattaatcgATGACAGATAGTGTCTATAAAACATAGTGGTGTGATTTAATCTTGAACTCGCATTTTATACTGAATAGTGTAAATAACGATAAACTATTGATCGCAACATCAAGAACAACAAAAACAACGGCAAACaggtattaaattatatgaattaaaataatctatatgaaatgtttattaataaaCATTAGTAAAACGATTTACTCGAAGAAACGCATCGCTGTTATTCGTATGTCCCCCTTTCCAAGTAGAATATCTTGGACTATTAATCCGGTGGATCGGTTCAAAAGTGTAGGACGAATTTTAGTCAAAGCAGGATAACGACCGATATCGACGATATTCTACATTGTTCTCTTTTACTGAGACGAATCCAGTAGTATATCCAAAATCTAATACGTCCTCGGCTTACGTTCCACTTTGAATAGTATTATAAATGCTTTTCTTCAAAACTAATAACTCTGGCTTACACTCTCTCGCCCGCCCACCGGATTATTTATCCCCAACTTATTTACAATCTCATTATAGTTGATTGTTTTACAGTTGATTGTACGATATCCGAAAAACAGGAAAATTAGTCGAGTCCAGCCTatcttttctcccttttttccCCTCTAATCTTCTTGCAATCGATCGATTCCTGTTTCTTACGATCAATCccaaaaaaaataaaaataaaatagaaagaacGAATACACACTCACCGATCGTAACTGATTCGTTGCAAGCTGTTACGGATCCTGAAATTTCCACGCAATTCGAGCAAAAACCTGGTCTTTTTCTTCAAACAACGTTCTTTCAAATCGAACTTTCAACTCGTCATTCGTGAACATGCCGACACCACATGTGGAACTGTCGATACCCGCCACTGTTCGAGAATCGCAGGTGGCGTTCTTCGACTTGCGTAACCAACTTCAGGCTCTTCTTTAcctaatttcatttttatcgatcaCGATCtaaacttttaatttcatattaattcGTATCGTGTCGACAAAACCGATTTCCTACGAATGAAAATAGTAATTGTAACAGTAGTGACATTTTTAATGCAACGGTTAAACGTGATACCAATATTGTAGCAGAAACAAAAACTACCTTCTTGTTTTTCTCTTACGTATGTGAATACGTATGTTTTCGTTtactattaaaaattcaaagggaCTTACCTTTTTATCTCttcgtaaattttacaaaattgtcAATTCTTTTGGCGAGTGATCTTTTAATTTGCTCTTTAATTCCTATTTTAACGACAATCTCGCTACAAAAAGTTCATCTTTCAACAATTGGATATGATGGAAAAACTGTcgcatacatacatacataggAACACAGGCAACTCTCGCGGTGATATGATGAAGATTTTAGGTAAGGTTTTTAGTGATCGGCAAATGTTTCTCAATTTGTTTACTAAGCCGTAAAGCTTTTCGATCAAATTGTTAAGCTTCGTCTAGTAGTGGATTGAACAACAAACAGACCGAATCACTTTGAACAAGTTTCGACACAGATCGACAAGACTTCCATGACTTTTGGAAATTTCAAGCTATCAAATTCTATTCGAGGGGATTCGaattttaatatgtaattttgaaaaacatcgAATCGTTTCGAAACTGAGCTTTCTCGCTTCGCGATATTCGCATGCAACGACCCCGTTCATAGTTATCGTTTTCACCCAAGGATGGCGTTAAATGTAAAACTAGAAATTACTCAATGAAAATACCTATTAGATTGCAGTGCTCTTTGACTTAGCAGTCGATTTGCAAAGCACATTTGACGACATTAGGAGCTTGCTCTTATCAGACCTCCCGTGTACCTCAGTCTGAAGTCGGATGCGAAGCATATATTATGTACATGCATATGTTGTTATGTATGTAGGTGCAATGTTAACGGTGTTCAAGTCGATTAGCTAGAAGCACTGTAGCACCAGTAGGTACTTTCTCGGGTTACATCGTACCAAGAGATAATTTCAATTGGAATCGCGGTCACGCCgatcttcgtttcttctcgcGTGAATCGGAATTCGAGAACAGAGTGGTCGATGCCAAGTGCGATAAAGCGAATAGTTGATAAATTTGATCAATGTTACATGCACCTCCAACAAAAACAACAAAACATGCCTCCGATACACTTGTGAATTGACTGCACGATTCATGCAGATTCGTCGTTTAGTTAATAAAGATGTGCGTCACAAAAGTTTGAGCCTCACCGTACAATGCAGTCCATTTATTGGACCGGGAGGCTGCTGTCTCGGACGATATGGAATGGCATATCAAATTATACAGCGTGCGCTGATCCTAACGTGAATAAACGCCGCGAAGCATCTTTCATTTCGGCTGTGTGTGGTTTTCCGAAAGATTTTACACGAGGACGTATACGTAAGGGACAGTTCGGTGATGATGCTTGGTTTAGTGCCAAATTCAAGACTGTCGAAGTAATAGGTAATGTTAGTCTGCCAGACCCATGGAAAAACAGTCCTATCGTTGCAACGCGTTGCTCTGTATTCGCACATGACTGATAGTTTGCAAAACTCCTAGATGTTTTAagttttatactttttctTGTCGTTCCAATTATATCCATCGATACCAATTCTCTgtcaaaaagaaaaacattTCGGTAAAACATAAGAATCCTAATCTCGACTATTACTATTAGACATTTTCTCGTCTAGTagaattttacaattcttCGACCTTTTTAGGCGTAGCGGATGGTGTAGGCGGATGGAGGCATTATGGAATCGATCCAGGAGAGTTTTCTAGTTTCCTCATGAGAACTTGTGAAAGACTGGTCTCTATGGGCAGGTTCAAACCTTCTGAACCAGCTGGTTTATTAGCACGTAGTTACTATGAATTACTAGAAAGTAAACAACCCATATTAGGTATTAGAAGCAACTTGTGGTTtacacattttttttttttttttttcatattttgtgAAGATTCTATGTTTCCAGGGAAAAGTGAGAAACAAGGTTACATTAATGCGATTAATGTAATGTGTTGTGTGGCTTTTTCAGGTAGCAGTACTGCATGCGTTATAGTTCTCAATAAAGAAACAAGCAGCATTTGTGCAGCTAATATCGGTGATAGTGGCTTCGTAGTTGTAAGAAAAGGAGAAGTAGTTCATCGTTCTTCCGAACAACAACACTACTTTAATACCCCGTTTCAGTTGTCTCTTCCACCTCCAGGACATTCTGGTCTGGTGCTTAGCGACAGGTATTATGCTTTGCGAGTACATTGTCAACTTAcattatgtatttaatatattgtcTCGTTAACGTACTTCTCTATTtacaatattgtatattttaattatagtcCAGAATCTGCGGATACTTCGAGTTTTGGAGTTGAAGATGGTGATGTAATTCTTTTAGCAACAGATGGGGTATTTGATAATGTGCCTGACCAATTACTTATCACGGAAATGCGTAAAGTTCAAGGAGAAAGAGATCCTACTAAGATACAAGGAGTTGCCAACTCGATAGCCTGGATGGCTCGTAGTTTAGCTTTTGACGGCGCATTTATGTCTCCATTTGCACAAAGTGCTAGAgagaacggaattgatactATAGGTATGTAAACCATGTCGACGCTTAAACTAccatatataattatttcagaGCCAAATTCGAATGCGTAGTCTTAATATTTTCCAGTTATAGAAACACATAGttcttaataaaaaatatattcaatttattcgTACCATACATTTcacaatttttcttatatatctTATGCATGTACAGAATGTTGTTTACTTTGGTAAGAACTTTGTAACAAAGCAATTTCCCTTCTGTACTTTTTTAACTACTTCTTCATTCTTACATCTAGAATAAAAAGCTTATACAAATATGCtgttttttccttcttctttcttccctttcccttctttcctttttttcttttcttgttttttactctcccttttttcattttctaacaAACAAGTAGCTATCTCTCAAAGTAAACACATTGATAGTTCAAAAGGGATTTTATTACTAATTTGTTTAAATAGGATAATCATTTCACTTATTGTAGGATAAACAAAACTAATATAAACATTAATGTGTATATCCAAAACatgtttcttctattttttagGTGGTAAACCAGATGACATTACAGTGCTTTTAGCAACGGTGGCAATATAATAAAGTATGTACAATAGAGTCTTGATCATTGTATTATAGTCCATGTCATTGCGTATATGTACCTAGTTATACATCATGATATCTCGTTATGataatcatttattatttaaatctaaATAAATGGTTTTGTAAATCATTTCCCAccttaattaattttttctataaCCGCTATAAAAAacgttatttttcaaaaagaaCATCGATGGTTAAACTCATTTTTTGACTAGCAAAAATTTGCATGTAAGTATACAAGTTTGTTCAAATATATGCAAACAAGAAGTTACAAAAGTTGTTACTTTTGCGGACGGTAACAGTACATATCATATGGCACAATAACATAATAATGCAACACTGTAATGTATTATGAATGAAAACTATGTATCTCGTTGtgattaaatattcaaaaaattaCAGTAAATTTCACGAATGTTCATGTAAGAACAAATGTATTTATAGTTTAATTGAGAATTAAATGCATTCGATCTCTTATACTACTATGTATAGACTAATAACATGaatttatacaataataatttcaaactAAATTgaaccattttatttcatcgtaaTGGTCATATAAATAACAGTTTtacttaatatttacaaaaggGATACTATCTAGTTAAATCCCCGAGGCTTTCATGGCCTGGATTCTTGCAgttaaaattgttaaagtCTTCGGTATATTAACTGCGTTCTTTTGGACGATATAACTACAACTTCCACACTTACAGTATACTTAGAgtataagatatatttttaattgcgCTAGCAACAGAACATCGCTTATTTTCCAAAAGGACGCGAGTTACACGCGCAAGTCTCTCACAGTTTTAACTACCCTCTATTTAGTAAGTAATACATAATCGTTCAAGTGGAAATTCTTTGTAATACTTTGGCTTTTTGCCGATGTACACATTGTCATACTAAGTTTAACAAATgtattgttttattatatatagtaGAATGCAATCATTTGATAAGTAATATGAATACATCACAGTATAACATGTAATATGATATTCTAAATTCTGAATCGAGCAATCAATTGACGGTAAAGGTCATTAGTTTACTAGgagaaaacagaaaaatgaaaacaacTACATTTACCTATGAACTACCAACTGTCTTCGTTAATTTACTAGTATCTTTTTCCATTCTTACTCGCAAATTATAAACATCACAAAAAGGGAATgccattttatgttttattttaaaattaaacaacactatattttatattattttttatcaaatgcccgtgaaaaaagaaactgtGATGTATTCTgttatttacaatattatatatcttcAGACATGGTATCAAatgtattattacattattaaaaaAGACTGGAggattatttataacaggagaataaataaaagtatttacaTCATTCGATTATGTAAGATTTTTACAATAGAATCTTTTTGAATCAGGGGTTTCAATTTTGTGTTTCtgcaaacattaaaaatagTATTTTATACTCTAGTATACGAGTCCTTTCGTGTTTAACAAAATGTTACACAGCAAAAATCTAAAAGTTgtcattttctattttcagttaaaattgtatattgtatCAGGCACAAGATTGTAGTAAAAATTCATGCTGTgcataatataattattacgaAAACAGTATTTAAACGAATTTTATCATAGATTAAATACTTACTAAAATGAAGtttcaaagaaaatttagAGTAGGACAGTTTGCATTGTTTTCACATAGATATCttaaaatttatacaatatagAAATTTCGCAAATTATATCTGATACAATCTATGTTAATTAATGAACACAGATATACCccaaaatatttcgtttttaacgtatatGTTATCAATATGAAACTTCTTTGTATTCTTGGAAAATCGTAAGCACTATAAATATATCACAATATAGTCGATTATCTGAGAAATACTGTTTTCATTTATGTATGTTACTTGCATAATATATTCTGAGATACATACAGAAAtttttttgtagaaaaattgtaaCCCCTGTAGAAAATTGGAAGTCTTAtctttgttataatttttccattaCATGTCACATAATGTCAAGGCTGCAAATGTTTAGTACTTTTGTTAGTGACTGGGAAAATCAAGGAACAATGTTGTATATGTAGCAGTGTAAAAGTTTACTTGATATGCCAATTGGTAAGAGATGGTTTGGAAGCAGGACCTTGAATTTAGAATCATTGCATATTGGCTTCTTGACCCCAATTAAATCCACCAGGACGATCTTCAGGCGGTGGAGTATAATCTGGATCTTCTGGGTGTGCGTCAAACAAAGTCTTACTGTGAACAAACAACAAATGATAATATCGCGTTTACGACATATAATTTGTAATGATAACCCTTTTATCCAAGTAACTTACAGTATTTGTGGAGTTTTAAGAACACGGAAACCTCCTCGTAAACGCGGAAATACATCTTCTGCAAAGTAATACATATGTCCCACAGCCATTCCGACTAGATCGACCCAAATTGTATTACCAAGAAGTACAGAAAACCCAAGAAGCACCCAAGGCAAATATGGTGCctattgataaaaaaaaatacatttaaaaacaatttacTCTTTTTCCctctataaaataagaaattaaaaacttaCTTGGAAATTTAAAAGTCCAAAAAAGTTTAATCTAACAAATGGGTTCCTCCGAGACCAAACATAAACCAACATAACTGTCAATGCATGGCCCAGGAATAacaaattaacaaaaaatGCAAATGTCTATAGTAAGCTTAGGATAATTAcacataatacaatatattggAGTTATATTTACTTTATCTGTAATTTGAGAAAGACAATAAATGAAGTGTTAAAAAGGATACAATCATACATATGCCCCCAAAAATGAACATCATTACAAAATCAGCTGTTCTTCTGCGAAACGATCCTTCCTCTAACATTCGACAGTATCGATAAGTAAAGATCatattgaaaagaaaattgaaaccCATATTtccaaagaataaaaatgtagttATCAATCTCCATAGctgaaagaatatttatattacaaaagATAATAATCGTAAAATGCGCAAAGCTGATGGGAAGCTAAGGagtaataattaatagatACTTGTTTACCTGATATTGTTCAATGATCAACGTGGGATTAAAATACAATCGAAATGGTGATACCAAATCTAGTTGCTAAAGtgggaaaataaaaataatttgataattacATTTTGAAAATGGCATTTTGCAGATATGAAACTATCTTATGagaaaaacattttacaaaccACAGCAAGAGACGTGATGACACAAGCTGTTGTGTAAGCTCGTGTCACCACAGGTATTTGCATGTACTCCTGCCGGAAAGTTTGATAGGCCATTGGTGTATCGTT
Encoded proteins:
- the LOC126874307 gene encoding protein phosphatase PTC7 homolog isoform X2; the protein is MQSIYWTGRLLSRTIWNGISNYTACADPNVNKRREASFISAVCGFPKDFTRGRIRKGQFGDDAWFSAKFKTVEVIGVADGVGGWRHYGIDPGEFSSFLMRTCERLVSMGRFKPSEPAGLLARSYYELLESSSTACVIVLNKETSSICAANIGDSGFVVVRKGEVVHRSSEQQHYFNTPFQLSLPPPGHSGLVLSDSPESADTSSFGVEDGDVILLATDGVFDNVPDQLLITEMRKVQGERDPTKIQGVANSIAWMARSLAFDGAFMSPFAQSARENGIDTIGGKPDDITVLLATVAI
- the LOC126874311 gene encoding derlin-2, translated to MAYQTFRQEYMQIPVVTRAYTTACVITSLAVQLDLVSPFRLYFNPTLIIEQYQLWRLITTFLFFGNMGFNFLFNMIFTYRYCRMLEEGSFRRRTADFVMMFIFGGICMITFAFFVNLLFLGHALTVMLVYVWSRRNPFVRLNFFGLLNFQAPYLPWVLLGFSVLLGNTIWVDLVGMAVGHMYYFAEDVFPRLRGGFRVLKTPQILKTLFDAHPEDPDYTPPPEDRPGGFNWGQEANMQ
- the LOC126874307 gene encoding protein phosphatase PTC7 homolog isoform X1 → MQSIYWTGRLLSRTIWNGISNYTACADPNVNKRREASFISAVCGFPKDFTRGRIRKGQFGDDAWFSAKFKTVEVIGVADGVGGWRHYGIDPGEFSSFLMRTCERLVSMGRFKPSEPAGLLARSYYELLESKQPILGSSTACVIVLNKETSSICAANIGDSGFVVVRKGEVVHRSSEQQHYFNTPFQLSLPPPGHSGLVLSDSPESADTSSFGVEDGDVILLATDGVFDNVPDQLLITEMRKVQGERDPTKIQGVANSIAWMARSLAFDGAFMSPFAQSARENGIDTIGGKPDDITVLLATVAI
- the LOC126874307 gene encoding protein phosphatase PTC7 homolog isoform X3, with the translated sequence MQSIYWTGRLLSRTIWNGISNYTACADPNVNKRREASFISAVCGFPKDFTRGRIRKGQFGDDAWFSAKFKTVEVIGVADGVGGWRHYGIDPGEFSSFLMRTCERLVSMGRFKPSEPAGLLARSSTACVIVLNKETSSICAANIGDSGFVVVRKGEVVHRSSEQQHYFNTPFQLSLPPPGHSGLVLSDSPESADTSSFGVEDGDVILLATDGVFDNVPDQLLITEMRKVQGERDPTKIQGVANSIAWMARSLAFDGAFMSPFAQSARENGIDTIGGKPDDITVLLATVAI
- the LOC126874307 gene encoding protein phosphatase PTC7 homolog isoform X4, which gives rise to MMEKLSHTYIHRNTGNSRGDMMKILGVADGVGGWRHYGIDPGEFSSFLMRTCERLVSMGRFKPSEPAGLLARSYYELLESKQPILGSSTACVIVLNKETSSICAANIGDSGFVVVRKGEVVHRSSEQQHYFNTPFQLSLPPPGHSGLVLSDSPESADTSSFGVEDGDVILLATDGVFDNVPDQLLITEMRKVQGERDPTKIQGVANSIAWMARSLAFDGAFMSPFAQSARENGIDTIGGKPDDITVLLATVAI